TTCCGAAGCGGTCGCGGTGCCCGTGCTCGTCGGGTGGTGGCGCCCCGCCATTCTGATGCCGCCAGCGGCAGAAGATTGGCCTGAAGCGACGTTTCGCGCGGTGGTGTTGCACGAGGTCGCGCACTATCGGCGGGGGGATCATTGGCGGCAGTGCCTGCCAGCGGCTCTGCGCGTGATCTGGTGGTGGCATCCGGCTGCGTGGGTGACGATCCGGCAATTGCGGATCGAGCGGGAGGCGGCTTGCGACGACGCGGTGATGGGGACGGGCATGAAGGCCTCGGACTACGCCCAGGCGCTGATGCGAGTCGTTCGGGAGGCGCAGGGACGGCGGGTCTGGACGGGAATCGCCGTTGCGATGGCATCCGGCGCCCGCGTGTCGGCTCGAGTCGAGGCGGTGCTGGCGTCGAATCGCCGACGAGGGCCGGTCAGCCGGATGGCGCGCGGCGTGATCGGTGCCGGTGCGCTGGGGCTGGCGGGAGCGGTGGGCGCCGCGCATTCGACCGTGCCGGAGCCGGCGACGGCTGCGAGTCCCAGCGCTGAGCCCGCTTCGACGCCGGGCGCCGTGCCTGCCGACGAGACGAACGAGATCGAAGTCATCGAGGTCGCACCCCGATTTCTCGAGGTGAGCGATGACGACTACCGGACGAATCAGGAGAGATTCGACCAATGGGTCCACGCCGGAGATATCGTCCCCTTCGAGAAATTCTCGAGTGTCGACCTGATCAGTGCTCCGCGGGTGACGTTACGCTCGGGACAGGAGAGCCGCGTCGAGATTGCCCGCGAGTTCCGCTATCCCGTGGCCTTCGAGCGGGTGAAGGGAATGCCGATCACTCCGACGCGATTCCAGACCGAGATGCTGGGGCTGGCCTTCGATTTCACGGCGGAGCGCGTCGGCGAACGCGTGCAGGTGCATGGCGTGGCCACGATGCGAGTCTTCGAGGGCTTTACCGATGGCGACGAAGGCGTGCGCGTGCCGACTTTTCTGACGAAGGAAGTGAACATCTTTCGCATGATTCCCGGTGGCGGAATGGTGGGATTCTGGCTGCCGGGGATGAGCGTGCGGGGGATCCAGCACGCCGGAGGCGATCCCGCGGCGGCGTCTCCGTCCGACTCGAAGAACGCCTCCCGGATGGCGATTTTCATCGAGGCCTCCATTCGGAAGATCCCGCGCCCTCCGGATTCCACGCCGGCGCCAGCCGCGGATTCGCCCACGCCCGGCGCGACAGCGTCTCCTTCGCCGCCCGGCACGCCCGTGGTTTCGCCAGCTGCGAAGGCCGCTCCCAGTTTGCCCTATGGGATGCCGGTGGCGGGCAAGCCGGGATTTTTGACCAGTCCATTTGCTCCGGATCAAGGCATGGTCGACGTGCGCGGATTCGCTCCGAACACCGAGGTGAAATGCCCTTACACCGGGAGAGTTTTTCTCGTGCCCTGATCTCCCGCTCGGCGAAACTAGCGGGCGGAAAAATGCGCGGCCACCTGCGGGAAGGCCTGACGAAATACCGGGGCGAAGTCCTGCGGGCGGCGGGCGAGCCAGTCGCGGACGTGGTTGACCGGGAGCCACGCGCCGCCTTCGACTTCCTGTGCGGCGAAGCGGAAAGGTCCTTCGTGGTCGGCGCGGTAGATCTGGAGGAACTCGTAGCCGGTCTCCGGCCCGCACCCGAGCTTGCAGACGGGAATCAGCTCGCCGACCTCGGCGCCGACTTCCTCCATGAGCTCGCGGCGGGCGGCCTGTTCGTAGGTCTCGCCGGCGTCGACGTGGCCGGCGGTGGCGCTGTCCCATTTGCCCGGGCTGCGATCCTTCCAGATCGAGCGCTTTTGCAGAAAAATCTGGCCGGCGCGATTGAAGAGCATCACGTGAATGGCGCGGTGGCGCAGGTCGAGCGCGTGGACCTCGTTGCGCGGGCGGGAGCCGATCACGATGTCGTTCTCGTCGACGATCGGGAAAATTTCCTCGCCGTGCTGGGCGAAGGTTTCGTCGACGGCCTGGGCGAGCCGGGTCCACTGGGCGAGGTCGAGTTCCTCGGCGCGGACGGTTTCCGCGAGGTCGAGGGCGCGCAGGATCTCGCGCCAGTCGGGGCCGGGCTGGATGCGCTCGAGGTTTTTGCGGAGCTGCTTGCGGCGCTCGGAGAAGCCGCCCCGCACGAGCCGCTGGAACAGGGCGTCGTCGCAGGCGGGCACGTCGGCGCGGGGCTTGGGGCGCAACATCACGACGGCGGATTCCACCTTCGGCGCGGGATGGAAGACGCTGCCGGGCAGGGTGCGCAGGTATTCCACGGCCCAGCGACGGCCAAGGCAGACAGTCATGGCGCCGTAGTCCTTGGTGCGGGCTTTGGCGTTCATGCGTTCCGCAAGTTCCCGCTGGAGGGTGATGACCACGCGATCGGGCGAGAGCAGGGGATCGGCGAAGCGCTCGATGAGCGGGGTGGAGACGTAGTAGGGCAGGTTGCCGACGATCTTTAGCCGGCCCCGGCCGAGGAGCCGATGCACGTCGAATTCCAGGGCGTCGCCGTGCACGACCCCGACCTGCGGGCCCTCGAATTTCTCGCGCAGGTGCGGGATGAGGCGATCGTCCTTCTCGAGCAGGGTGAGCGGGACGCCGCTGGCGACCAGAAACTCCGTCAGTGAGCCAAGCCCCGGGCCGATCTCCACGACGTGGTCGCCGGGCTCGATCTCGAGCTGCGCGACGATCCAGGCGGCGAGGTTTTGATCAAAGAGAAAGTTCTGCCCGAGGGAGCGGGAGGGAGTCATGCCAATGGTTGCGGCGGCATGCTTTATCTCGTTGAGGGTCATTCAGTTGTCGTTTCCGGATTTGGAGTTGTTCGCACGCGGTCTGTGAACAATCTCCAGAGAGAACGCGAAGTTGTGCACAGGTTATTCACAGGGATTCGCGGAGGCAAGGATCGGCTACTGCTCGGCTTGAAACGTGCCCTTGTGGGCGGGCGGTCTTTGCGCCACCTTCGTCGCGATATGAAGAAATCCGGCTGCGTGATCGTGGCGCTATTCCTGGCGCTCTGCGTGAGCGTTTTTATCATCGGCGTCCTCACGCTCGGGCTTGGCGCGAAATCGGCCGGGAGCATTTCGACCGAGCCGGCGAAGAAATTCGAGGAGCAGGTGCTCGTCGAGGGGAACGGCGGCGGCTCGAAGATCGCCGTGATTCCGCTGGAGGGCATCATCGCCTTTGCGGCGTCGGGATCGCTGGGCGACTCGCTCGTGCAGGATTTGAAGGCGGCCTTCCAGCAGGCGGCGGAGGATCCCTCGATCAAGGCCGTCGTGATGAGTGTGGATTCCCCGGGCGGAGAGGTGACGGCTTCCGACGCGATCTATCACGAGATTCAGAAGTTCGCGCGGATCAAGCCGGTCGTGTTCTACATGAACAGCATCGGCGCATCG
This genomic stretch from Chthoniobacterales bacterium harbors:
- the rsmA gene encoding 16S rRNA (adenine(1518)-N(6)/adenine(1519)-N(6))-dimethyltransferase RsmA is translated as MTPSRSLGQNFLFDQNLAAWIVAQLEIEPGDHVVEIGPGLGSLTEFLVASGVPLTLLEKDDRLIPHLREKFEGPQVGVVHGDALEFDVHRLLGRGRLKIVGNLPYYVSTPLIERFADPLLSPDRVVITLQRELAERMNAKARTKDYGAMTVCLGRRWAVEYLRTLPGSVFHPAPKVESAVVMLRPKPRADVPACDDALFQRLVRGGFSERRKQLRKNLERIQPGPDWREILRALDLAETVRAEELDLAQWTRLAQAVDETFAQHGEEIFPIVDENDIVIGSRPRNEVHALDLRHRAIHVMLFNRAGQIFLQKRSIWKDRSPGKWDSATAGHVDAGETYEQAARRELMEEVGAEVGELIPVCKLGCGPETGYEFLQIYRADHEGPFRFAAQEVEGGAWLPVNHVRDWLARRPQDFAPVFRQAFPQVAAHFSAR
- a CDS encoding M56 family metallopeptidase, which gives rise to SEAVAVPVLVGWWRPAILMPPAAEDWPEATFRAVVLHEVAHYRRGDHWRQCLPAALRVIWWWHPAAWVTIRQLRIEREAACDDAVMGTGMKASDYAQALMRVVREAQGRRVWTGIAVAMASGARVSARVEAVLASNRRRGPVSRMARGVIGAGALGLAGAVGAAHSTVPEPATAASPSAEPASTPGAVPADETNEIEVIEVAPRFLEVSDDDYRTNQERFDQWVHAGDIVPFEKFSSVDLISAPRVTLRSGQESRVEIAREFRYPVAFERVKGMPITPTRFQTEMLGLAFDFTAERVGERVQVHGVATMRVFEGFTDGDEGVRVPTFLTKEVNIFRMIPGGGMVGFWLPGMSVRGIQHAGGDPAAASPSDSKNASRMAIFIEASIRKIPRPPDSTPAPAADSPTPGATASPSPPGTPVVSPAAKAAPSLPYGMPVAGKPGFLTSPFAPDQGMVDVRGFAPNTEVKCPYTGRVFLVP